TACACCGCTAGAGTGAGGTTCGAACTCGGGCATCACACCGCTGCTCGTAAACTGCTCAAACAAATCGATCATCCGAGCCTCGAGGAATCGAAAAACAAGCTACTCGACGAAATCAACGCCGAGTATCCAGAGTGATTCAGCCCCCCTTCTAAGAGGAAGACCGCATCTGGGCTACAAAAGCGTTAGCCTCTTCGATTGAGGCCTCCATCTGGCGAATCAGGACTTCGACCTCTTCTCGCAGGCCGATCGAGGTTTTGTTCAGGGCAGCGATCGCTTGGGCGTTCAGGTTGTGCTTCAAGAATAGTACCTGATCTCGAAACGCATCCAGAACCGGATCCATTTTGACCGCCGCTTCGTTCATGGCTGACATAAGTCGATCCGACTGTTCTCGAGTCGACTCCAATTGCTCCGCGCTCGCCTGCCGCAAATCCGCGTTGGTGTATTGGTCGAGCTCCGATTCCCATTCCTTAAACAAAGCCTTGGAAACGTCTTGGATCGCCTCGATTCGATCGATCACATCCCCTGCCTTCTTTTCGCTTTCGTCGAACGCAGACTGTAGTCGATCGTACACCGCTCGCAGCTCTGCGACATCTACTTCGGAGACTGCTAAAAACTCATCGAAAGCGCTTTCAAACTGCTCCTTAGCTTCCTCTTGAGCCTCGCGAGCCTCCTCTACCCGGTCTACTAAAATATCCCTCTTGTGGACCCCAAATTTCTCCATCGCCCCGTAGTAGGCGCTCTGGCAGGAGCAAAGCATGAGGCATAGGAGGCTAAAAACTAAAGGTAGAGTCTTCATACAGAAATAGGATAAGCGGTTCGCGTGCCGGTAAACAATCGCAAACAACGATCTAAACAGAGGGAAAAACCTGTCCCAAAACCTCCGCTTTCTTTCCCGCGATCGCGTTCAAGTAGATAGCCTCTAGCTCGTCGCCAACATGCTGCAAGTCGTGGGTGCCCGCCGTCGCAAGCGAAGCTTCCCGCATTTGATTGTGCAACGCTCGATCTCCCATCAGTCGCGACATGCAAGCGGCCATCTGCTCCACATTGTCAGGTTCAAAGATCAAACCATTCACCCCATCATCGACTAATTCAGGAATCCCCTTTGCTCTCGGGCCAACGAGAGGAAGCCCAAAAGCCAAAGCTTCAAGAATGCTGACAGGCTGATTCTCAGTCTTGCTAGCAGTCACGAAAACGTCTCCCAAGAGAGGATAGTTCTCCTTCATCAAGCGATCTCGCTCTATCCGCCCAGTACGGATCACAGAATTTTGGATTCCTAGCTCGGCGATTTTCTCATCGACCGCGGCATCGCCGGGGCCATTGCCCACTAGTACGAATTTGGCTTTCGGGTTTTCGTGTAAGACTTGGCGAAACGCAGCCAAAGCCACTTCGATCGATTTCTCGGGGGAAACGCGTCCAATATAAATGAAGGCAAAATCCTCGATCCCGAGTGATTTCCGAAAGGCCTGAATTTCCTCAGGCGGACGAAGGCTCATACGTTCGATCCCATTCGACAATACGGTGGCTGGACGGTGCAACCCCCTCGAGACCAGGTGATCACGCACCGATTTGGAGGGGCTGACGATATGGGCGCAGCGATTGAAAAATCCCACCGAGTACTTCCACATCGCTTTTTGTGTCCAGCCAAAGGCAGGCAGGTAAAACTGCTTCAAGTAATCCGGCTCAGCGAAAAAGGTATGGAACGTACCGATCACAGGAACGTTTTTCCAACGCCCCAAAAGCATCCCTTCCAATCCGCAGCCAAACTCAGTGTGCACATGAACTAGATCCGGAGGATCCTGCCTCAATCTACGGTACGAATAGAGAAAAAGAGGCATCGACCACCGCAATTTCGGAATATTGAAAGTCGGTACAGAAAACGGAAGTCCGTACACGCTGACACTGGAATCCAAGCCAGGAACGGTTTCGAATGAGTCGTTACGGCTGGGTCGAGGATGAAAAATACTCACACTGTGCCCTCGCCGGCTCAACTCGTTCGCTTGGTTGTAAACCGCTGAGCTGACGCCAGATATGTAAGGAAGGAAACTGTCAGTAAAAAGGCAAATTCTCATAAGGGATCCTCGAGGGACTCATCTGGCGGGAGGCTACCAGAAACAAGGCGAAAAAGGCTGGCGCCGCCATTGTACCCGATCAAGCGGAAACCCACACCGCTTCTTGAACAGATCTAGCAGCCAAGGTTCCTCAAGCGTGCACATTTCCGACCTTGCCCCTAAGCGAGACAACGAATCGCCATGGCCCTCAAGGCCTCCTCCTGCTCATTCGGACGATCTACGATCTCCTCAAAGGCTCGGATAAACTCGAGTTGATGATCGATCAGAGCCTTGAGCGTGGGAAACTTACCTCCGCTGATCAGCTTGCCCATGTACCAAAGATTCTGGGTAAACACGTTGAAACCGCTCTTACTCTTCAGTCCGTCGTAGAAAGCGGCGTACTTCGCCGCGGCTCGCTCAAAAGTGGGTTTGCTAATGCCGCTTCCCCCCGTCTGGATTTCGCCCCCGTCCACCAAAGATCGAAGCTGGATGAGTAAGCGGTTTCTGTTCTGCAAGGAGGCAATCACTGGTCTCGCGTCGTTTCCGCTGAAAAAATGGCGTCTCAATGCCGCCAGAGTCCAATTGATATCCCGAGCGAAAAAAGCTTCCGTGGTCTCGAAAAAGTCACCTTCTCCAAAATTCGGGGTCAACTCTTCGATCAGCTTACTCGTAATCTGCCCGCCCGGCTCGCCTAGGTAAGTTCCAAGCTTACGAATCTCTTCGATCAACAAACGGGAATTTCCATTCACCTTGCTAATCAACACCTCCACGGCATCTCGGGCGATGCTTACCTGCATGGCTTCGCATTCCCGGCTCATCGCCGCGACCAAAGCCTCTACTCCCTTACCCTTTCCATCCACTCCACCAGAGGGTCGGTAATCACCCGTCTTCTCCAGAAACTTCGCAAAACGCTTACGCCTGTCGACTGGAGAGGCTGAAATCAAAACCCCAACCTCATCCGAATTTACTCCCTCCAAAATTTCCTGCAGGTCCTCACAAGCCTTGGTTGTCCCCTCAGAACGGCCGAGTACATTGTCAGCGATGAAAGTCACGTCCTTGAGCCAAACTACTCGTCTCCCCCCGAATAGCCCCAAAGTCTGAACGGCGTCGCGAAAACGATTCACCGCCTCCTGAACCTCGTCCACTTTGCCCGCCTGGCCATTGATTACCTCGATAGAAAAATCATCGGTGACATCCTTTTTGAGTTCTGCCCAGATATCCTTAGCCATGCGACTAGCCAAATAGTCGTCGGGGCCGGAAACGTAGATGAAAGGAGCAGTGGACATGGCAGACAAAAAAGCCCAGCGGCCTTCTCGAGGAAAGAAAAATCTATGGGGCGCGAGCGAAGTTCCGACCCTACTTCGGCCGACCTCTCAAAATATCAAACGCAACATAGAGACCCAACAGAAGAGACATCACGTAGCCCACGATACCCAGTATCGGGAAGCCAAATACAATAGGTGGAGTATTAGAGGTGACGATTAAAGATGAACCGACCAAGAGACAACCTATGATGATGCCTAGGGTAATCTTGTTGCTGGCGTCGCTAATCGTATCTCCCAAATCGTCTAGCCCGCGGTGCTCTAGGTTAATCTTGAGATTATTCTTTTCGACTTTTTT
This genomic interval from Pelagicoccus albus contains the following:
- a CDS encoding DUF2959 family protein; this translates as MKTLPLVFSLLCLMLCSCQSAYYGAMEKFGVHKRDILVDRVEEAREAQEEAKEQFESAFDEFLAVSEVDVAELRAVYDRLQSAFDESEKKAGDVIDRIEAIQDVSKALFKEWESELDQYTNADLRQASAEQLESTREQSDRLMSAMNEAAVKMDPVLDAFRDQVLFLKHNLNAQAIAALNKTSIGLREEVEVLIRQMEASIEEANAFVAQMRSSS
- the holA gene encoding DNA polymerase III subunit delta, whose translation is MSTAPFIYVSGPDDYLASRMAKDIWAELKKDVTDDFSIEVINGQAGKVDEVQEAVNRFRDAVQTLGLFGGRRVVWLKDVTFIADNVLGRSEGTTKACEDLQEILEGVNSDEVGVLISASPVDRRKRFAKFLEKTGDYRPSGGVDGKGKGVEALVAAMSRECEAMQVSIARDAVEVLISKVNGNSRLLIEEIRKLGTYLGEPGGQITSKLIEELTPNFGEGDFFETTEAFFARDINWTLAALRRHFFSGNDARPVIASLQNRNRLLIQLRSLVDGGEIQTGGSGISKPTFERAAAKYAAFYDGLKSKSGFNVFTQNLWYMGKLISGGKFPTLKALIDHQLEFIRAFEEIVDRPNEQEEALRAMAIRCLA
- a CDS encoding glycosyltransferase, producing the protein MRICLFTDSFLPYISGVSSAVYNQANELSRRGHSVSIFHPRPSRNDSFETVPGLDSSVSVYGLPFSVPTFNIPKLRWSMPLFLYSYRRLRQDPPDLVHVHTEFGCGLEGMLLGRWKNVPVIGTFHTFFAEPDYLKQFYLPAFGWTQKAMWKYSVGFFNRCAHIVSPSKSVRDHLVSRGLHRPATVLSNGIERMSLRPPEEIQAFRKSLGIEDFAFIYIGRVSPEKSIEVALAAFRQVLHENPKAKFVLVGNGPGDAAVDEKIAELGIQNSVIRTGRIERDRLMKENYPLLGDVFVTASKTENQPVSILEALAFGLPLVGPRAKGIPELVDDGVNGLIFEPDNVEQMAACMSRLMGDRALHNQMREASLATAGTHDLQHVGDELEAIYLNAIAGKKAEVLGQVFPSV